The Vespa velutina chromosome 4, iVesVel2.1, whole genome shotgun sequence genome has a window encoding:
- the LOC124948606 gene encoding cadherin-23, which translates to MWMFLFLWLTTCSLSRGQVINRAPHFVQGGDMARLAVSEGTPSGAPVYTLQGEDPEGSRLHYSISGEYFTVNRETGVVVLRKTLDRETQDLIEVIISITDEGIAGSEPNTVSLRREIAVLDENDNPPMYYGRPYAARVPESAHVGGLLLPTGTITITDEDGGVNADVHVECIPASRDDDVCNTFDVSTEKLAEGKYDVQITLTKPLDYEKRNSYLINLLAVDSPSDPSKRLQARATVAVDVLDVQDQPPVFLNAPYSAALPENTVGNHTVLTIRARDGDTGEPRPLLLTLEDEDSGHFGLEVVREGDVTLGKLVTTNVSLDREDPRILQNGGIYTFHVKATELINNEIPADSAMSIVTIVVTDVDDLAPVFNENHFSLKISEDIGRDTPLPGLNMIVSDGDVGDNAKYFLALRDVPEYLGISKAFTVSPEEAQGRVPVVVKAKDVSVLDYDVDDEYKRELEFEVVAIVASEVVATSRVHIQLLDANDHSPEFLQSVYKLTVPEDAEPGTRFGDIFARDYDSGSFGELTYTLRGFGADKFSTDPEKGGISVAKKLDYEMQKSYSLTMESKDGGGRVSAVNILIELEDVNDNKPIFEQTEYSRTVREGATSFDPQMFIRATDIDGPMQGNGKITYMIHQHNSMMEDIFMVNPDSGEVTMSRPVKSGDTERGIYELIIRATDGGMPPLYSEAKLYVRVGVPGNQKPIFRGNYKSNLPGPSSYRARLLENASPGTEVIRVIANDPDGRDNLLQYHIASGAKDNFVIDSSSGIITVSPDARLDLETGGDKYEVIVYAIDSGTPVRETASTTVTVNIVDVNNKPPMFNESTYLVYVSERAAIGESVLKVVATDPDSDAYLEYSIVEPIRAVDKTGVALKSITPYDYKTAFRINSNTGLITVNRVLDYQVAAVIILTVQAQDLNAVVDKNKQIAKAEVTIYVQAYSDDNPTFTNPGWSPNNPMIRVAVPEEQPLGTTLLMLSAKEPTTGYSVQRFELVRDEDDEGYVNVGVQSGNVVLSRRLDYEALNQKFIRFKVRALARDYEITRKMSEANIIVEVQDVNDNSPAFTQKDYKISVLESAKPSKIVLNVKATDMDSSNTEQEVKRGYGEVRYSLIGENANMFEVDPITGNIQITANTSLDRERQSVLRFYVVASDMPQGGAEQRSTRALVTVDILDVNDNAPVFPQESYTAVIPENASTGVSVVNITATDPDEGEGGQIHFEIIDEGEANGLFKINHTSGEISSARALTGKGRTEPYNMRVRAQDGGIPLLFTDIILTLYIGDVVSNDGVPLFIRPTVEEIAYISENSTIGSPVFQAVASDPDDPNLPNGKITFKFLEDGNFGKDASAFRINSETGLITTRKLLDREIKDSYTLILVAQDLGVPPQQATRVLQVIVNDIDDHKPHFKRSLDSPPIELSVSEEALNGTKVGIVEAIDEDIGENGMIDYAIIYGNEGGLFTVERLENNSAVIRSNGRLDRESIDRHLLTVKCFKYSSSKSDVVPKPYNRQDPSERQVLIRILDIDDNRPKFKKDNITLGVRLNVPIDTSLITLEAYDADSNALPINYYMSNVSFLSLVDSSMSSWVTPSRLSLNSQTGELRTIGSMSGYADGYMELIVTANNSATSGRETNITLRIFLLRDRDMLKFVFSKPPVEVRKTLEDFEKAVQMALSLPITVNVYDTQFYSKEDNSLDFSSTSSCFQMVGKESYDLDEMKALLTDSKNEELKKVYKTFNVEKVQHCAAIVARADASMTQMWVLAIAVLVGIAAIVSSCTLCCMHAKYKRQVKHARLREQPRPPLSYVSSGPGMVSAASHTTLGPGTMVTLGPHEGPYEWGADTTLYHPSTLSRA; encoded by the exons ATGTGgatgtttttatttctatggTTGACCACGTGCTCTCTGTCACGTGGTCAAGTGATCAATAGAGCACCACATTTTGTTCAAGGAGGAGACATGGCCAGATTAGCCGTTTCCGAAGGTACACCTTCAGGTGCACCAGTCTATACTCTCCAAGGGGAGGATCCGGAAGGTTCTAGATTACATTATTCTATAAGTGGAGAGTATTTCACCGTTAATAGAGAAACTGGCGTTGTCGTTCTTCGAAAAACGCTTGACAGAGAAACGCAAGACCTGATCGAAGTAATCATCAGTATAACGG acGAAGGTATCGCTGGTTCGGAGCCAAATACCGTATCCCTTCGTCGAGAAATAGCAGTCCtagatgaaaacgataatccACCAATGTATTATGGTCGACCTTATGCAGCGAGGGTGCCTGAAAGCGCACACGTTGGTGGTCTGTTGCTTCCTACAGGAACGATCACGATAACTGATGAGGATGGTGGTGTCAACGCTGATGTTCACGTTGAATGCATCCCAGCATCGCGAGATGACGATGTTTGCAATACCTTCGATGTCTCGACCGAAAAg ttaGCAGAAGGAAAATACGACGTGCAAATAACCTTGACGAAACCTTTAGActatgaaaagagaaattcttatttaattaatcttctGGCGGTTGACAGTCCGAGTGACCCATCGAAAAGACTACAAGCTAGAGCTACCGTCGCTGTCGACGTTCTCGATGTTCAA GATCAACCTCCGGTTTTTTTGAATGCACCATATAGTGCAGCTTTACCAGAGAATACAGTAGGTAATCACACTGTATTAACGATCAGAGCACGAGACGGTGACACGGGTGAACCGAGGCCGTTGCTCCTGACTTTGGAGGACGAAGATTCGGGTCACTTTGGTCTCGAAGTCGTACGAGAGGGTGACGTCACTCTAGGGAAACTCGTAACAACGAATGTATCTCTTGATCGAGAGGATCCTAGGATCCTACAAAATGGAGGAATTTACACATTTCATGTTAAGGCTACTGAATTGATCAATAATGAGATACCAGCAGATTCTGCCATGTCAATAGTAACCATTGTCGTTACTGATGTCGATGATCTTGCGCCAGTTTTTAACGAGAATCATTTTAGTCTGAAGATTTCTGAGGATATTGGAAGGGATACTCCTTTACctg GTTTGAATATGATTGTTAGCGACGGTGATGTCGGTGATAATGCTAAATATTTTTTGGCTTTACGAGACGTACCAGAGTACCTTGGAATTAGTAAAGCTTTTACCGTTAGTCCTGAGGAAGCACAAGGTAGAGTACCTGTCGTTGTCAAAGCTAAAGACGTTAGTGTGCTCGATtatgatgttgatgatgagTATAAAAGAGAACTGGAATTCGAAGTTGTTGCTATAGTCGCAAGCGAAGTG GTTGCAACATCTAGAGTGCATATTCAATTACTGGATGCTAACGATCATAGTCCAGAATTTTTACAATCTGTTTATAAATTGACCGTTCCTGAAGATGCCGAACCAGGGACTCGTTTTGGAGATATCTTTGCTAGAGATTACGATAGCGGTTCATTCGGCGAATTAACTTACACGCTGCGTGGTTTTGGTGCTGATAAATTTTCAACCGATCCCGAGAAAGGTGGTATTTCAGTTGCGAAAAAATTGGATTATGAAATGCAAAAATCTTATTCGTTGACCATGGAGTCAAAAGATGGCGGTGGCAGAGTTTCCGCTGTTAATATTCTCATCGAGCTGGAAGATGTTAACGACAATAAGCCAATCTTCGAACAGACTGAATATTCTAGAACGGTACGCGAAGGTGCTACTAGTTTCGATCCACAAATGTTCATTAGAGCAACAGATATTGACGGACCCATGCaaggaaatggaaaaataactTACATGATCCATCAGCATAATAGTATGATGGAAGATATTTTCATG GTGAATCCAGATAGTGGTGAAGTAACAATGTCAAGACCTGTGAAATCTGGGGATACGGAAAGAGGAATTTACGAATTGATCATTCGTGCCACAGATGGTGGAATGCCACCACTCTATTCTGAGGCAAAACTTTATGTTCGAGTTGGTGTGCCCGGAAATCAAAAACCCATATTTCGTGGGAATTACAAATCTAATCTACCTGGACCCAGTAGTTATAGAGCGAGATTATTAGAGAATGCTTCACCGGGCACAGAAGTTATTAGAGTAATAGCTAATGATCCGGATGGCCGAGATAATTTATTGCAATATCATATTGCATCAGGAGCCAAAGATAATTTCGTTATCGATTCTAG ttCAGGTATCATCACGGTTTCTCCAGATGCTCGTTTAGACTTGGAGACTGGAGGTGATAAATACGAAGTGATAGTTTACGCGATTGATTCTGGTACACCGGTTAGAGAAACTGCTAGTACAACCGTTACCGTGAATATCGtagatgtaaataataaaccaCCGATGTTCAACGAGTCTACATATTTGGTTTATGTGTCAGAACGTGCAGCCATAG GAGAGTCGGTTCTAAAAGTAGTAGCCACCGACCCAGATTCAGATGCATATTTAGAATACTCCATTGTGGAACCAATAAGAGCTGTTGATAAGACTGGTGTAGCACTGAAGAGCATAACACCCTACGATTATAAAACAGCTTTTCGTATTAATTCTAATACCGGATTGATAACTGTTAATCGGGTATTGGATTATCAGGTTGCGGCTGTCATAATACTCACTGTTCAGGCGCAAGATTTAAATGCTgttgttgataaaaataaacagatCGCCAAAGCAGAGGTGACCATATATGTTCAGGCATACAGTGACGATAATCCAACTTTTACTAATCCTGGATGGTCTCCTAATAATCCAATGATAAGAGTTGCTGTCCCAGAGGAGCAACCTCTTGGCACAACACTTTTGATGCTGTCTGCGAAGGAACCAACAACTGGATATTCAGTTCAGAGATTTGAACTTGTTCGAGATGAAGATGACGAGGGATACGTTAATGTTGGTGTTCAAAGTGGAAATGTTGTCTTGAGTCGAAGGCTTGACTACGAAGCGTTGAATCAAAAA tttATTCGTTTCAAAGTTCGTGCTCTTGCAAGGGACTACGAGATAACACGAAAAATGTCGGAGGCAAATATAATCGTCGAAGTTCAAGATGTTAACGACAATAGTCCTGCTTTTACtcaaaaagattataaaatatcggtGCTAGAATCAGCGAAGCCATCTAAGATTGTTTTGAACGTAAAAGCAACCGATATGGATAGTTCGAATACAGAACAAGAAGTGAAAAGAGGTTATGGTGAAGTGAGATATTCCTTAATAGGCGAGAATGCAAATATGTTCGAGGTGGATCCAATTACTGGGAATATACag ATCACAGCTAACACGAGTCTTGATCGAGAAAGACAATCTGTTCTACGATTTTATGTCGTTGCATCTGACATGCCCCAGGGTGGTGCAGAACAAAGAAGTACTAGAGCTTTGGTCACTGTTGATATATTAGATGTCAATGACAACGCACCAGTCTTCCCACAGGAATCCTATACTGCTGTTATTCCTGAAAATGCCTCAACAGGTGTCAGCGTGGTTAACATTACAGCGACGGATCCAGATGAAGGGGAAGGTGGCCAGATTCATTTCGAAATTATAGACGAAGGAGAAGCCAATG GATTGTTTAAGATAAATCACACAAGCGGGGAGATATCTTCGGCTCGGGCATTAACAGGCAAAGGAAGAACAGAACCATACAATATGCGTGTTCGAGCTCAAGATGGTGGAATACCACTATTATTCACGGATATAATCCTAACTTTATACATCGGTGATGTAGTTAGCAACGATGGAGTCCCTTTGTTCATTAGACCGACCGTTGAAGAAATAGCGTACATTTCTGAAAATTCGACGATAGGAAGTCCTGTTTTTCAAGCTGTAGCATCCGATCCTGATGATCCAAATTTGCCGAATGGAAAGATAACTTTTAAGTTTTTAGAAGACGGCAATTTTGGTAAAGATGCTAGTGCTTTTAGGATCAACAGTGAGACTGGCTTGATTACGACGAGGAAACTACTCGATCGGGAGATTAAAGATAGTTACACTTTGATTTTAGTAGCTCAAGATTTAGGCGTTCCTCCACAGCAAGCTACTAGGGTACTTCAAGTGATCGTAAATGATATCGATGATCACAAACCACACTTTAAGAGAAGTCTAGATAGTCCACCGATCGAATTAAGCGTTTCAGAAGAAGCTTTAAATGGTACTAAAGTGGGTATCGTCGAAGCTATCGACGAAGACATAGGCGAGAATGGAATGATAGATTATGCGATTATTTATGGAAATGAAGGTGGATTATTTACGGTTGAACGTTTGGAAAATAACTCTGCTGTTATCCGATCAAACGGTCGTCTTGATCGAGAGTCGATCGATCGTCATTTATTAACAGTGAAATGTTTCAAATATTCTTCCAGTAAATCCGACGTTGTTCCTAAACCTTACAATCGACAAGATCCTTCGGAGAGACAAGTCCTTATTAGAATTCttgatatcgatgataatcgaCCTAAGTTTAAGAAAGATAACATTACTCTTGGGGTAAGACTGAACGTACCGATCGACACCAGTTTGATAACATTAGAAGCATACGATGCTGATTCCAATGCTCTgccgataaattattatatgagcaatgtatcctttttatctctgGTCGATTCCTCGATGTCATCATGGGTCACTCCGTCACGTCTTTCGTTGAATTCTCAAACAGGCGAACTTAGGACCATCGGTTCGATGTCCGGTTATGCCGATGGATACATGGAATTGATAGTGACAGCTAATAATTCGGCAACATCTGGCAGAGAGACTAATATAACTTtgagaatatttttgttaagagacagagatatgCTGAAATTTGTATTCTCGAAGCCACCAGTGGAAGTTAGAAAGACCTTGGAGGATTTTGAAAAAGCTGTGCAAATGGCACTATCTTTACCAATAACCGTAAACGTTTACGACACTCAGTTTTATTCAAAAGAAGATAACTCTTTagacttttcctcgactagttcTTGTTTCCAAATGGTTGGTAAAGAGTCTTACGATTTGGATGAGATGAAGGCTTTATTAACAGACTCGAAGAACGAGGAGTTGAAGAAAGTTTATAAGACGTTTAACGTTGAGAAAGTGCAACATTGTGCCGCTATTGTTGCACGAGCTGATGCATCAATGACACAAATGTGGGTGCTTGCCATTGCCGTTCTTGTTGGTATCGCAGCCATTGTGTCGAGTTGTACACTTTGTTGCATGCACGCGAA ATATAAACGACAAGTAAAGCATGCACGGTTACGTGAACAACCGCGTCCACCATTGAGTTACGTTTCATCTGGTCCAGGAATGGTCAGTGCAGCTTCCCATACAACTTTGGGCCCTGGAACTATGGTTACTTTGGGTCCACACGAGGGACCTTATGAGTGGGGTGCTGATACAACTCTTTATCATCCAAGTACACTTTCTAGAGCATAG
- the LOC124948526 gene encoding uncharacterized protein LOC124948526, translating to MDADKSNSRKQMLHPGRRSAISISELGLYFDRSDRYRRNRYNSIVRKFVIGIMVLITVILVAVFLYDFTSATSSNKINQETKHIYVLQNALRKTPSVSKKTIDSKTSFETTVNPIENHSYDDKIEEKLIRQNETSDQITDEASVEQLIEAESRSQNPSNFKLRKRLLKSIDDCNDEEDGPENKQLFDNHAMFYRVKQRYKHLKSEEEDNLEDRRPAPFHWEYRTPHPSSFKRTKFPQLTQYRYPHTSRNIQDIIKYLTNDAEMPSRGIKFTGVYVNPKKYDVYPEMADTTLNADRSEEIDDTYYPMNYNGDPFYQYKPKHPSDVNLLATSNVRFSPAGINRYNPYYDPYFLRPTFNKPSPTEESQLQNSYISSSYQKRKKPQPFSVMLDIYPITDIVEQNKKNGKPKQQISLEDYETRRPIQFNRNPKFYSSNPQPIPIVAMPNQQALTDEEERQQMIFHLNLYPRRKNKLSRHELIHRSEIMEPEEHEQIIKKIMTPLESIAKHITDHSSIENSKQDENEEDEVTALPITHLQEKVLMIKDEKYANETTDRTELYEGSIIVPSNHKSSLEEDYASTEKYEYEAQKVILTTTMTTTTTTDNDYHENTTIFEDNSTTEKNKIIDLSTDVDTLEGFERFDRGLTRMN from the exons atggacgCCGATAAATCTAATTCGCGGAAACAAATGTTACATCCTGGAAGAAGAAGTGCTATAAGTATATCCGAACTTGGACTTTATTTCGATCGTAGCGATCGATATCGCAGAAATCGATACAATTCGATCGTGAGGAAATTTGTCATCGGAATAATGGTGCTTATAACGGTGATACTG GTGGCGGTATTCCTATACGACTTTACTTCCGCGACATCGTCTAATAAGATAAATCAAGAAACgaaacacatatatgtacttcAAAATGCATTGAGAAAAACACCGAGTGTTTCGAAAAAAACAATCGATTCTAAAACATCTTTTGAGACAACGGTAAATCCTATAGAAAATCATTCCTACGACGataagatagaagaaaaattaatacgtCAAAATGAGACATCCGATCAAATTACTGATGAAGCTTCTGTGGAACAATTGATCGAAGCAGAATCGAGATCACAGAATCCGAGTAATTTCAAATTACGAAagagattattaaaatctatcGACGATTGTAATGACGAGGAAGATGGTCCAGAAAATAAACAGTTGTTCGACAATCATGCAATGTTTTATAGGGTAAAACAAAG ATACAAACATCTAAAGTCGGAGGAAGAAGATAATTTGGAGGATAGAAGACCGGCACCATTTCATTGGGAATACAGGACCCCACATCCTAGTTCATTCAAACGTACGAAATTTCCCCAATTAACTCAGTATCGATATCCTCACACATCGAGAAACATACAAGACATCATAAAGTATCTAACGAATGACGCAGAAATGCCTAGTAGAGGTATCAAGTTCACCGGGGTTTACGTAAATCCTAAAAAATACGATGTTTATCCAGAAATGGCTGATACTACTTTAAACGCTGATAGATCCGAAGAGATTGATGATACTTATTACCCTATGAATTACAATGGAGATccattttatcaatataaacCTAAACACCCATCCGACGTTAATCTTTTAGCTACTTCTAACGTtag ATTTTCACCAGCCGGTATCAACAGATACAATCCATACTATGATCCATATTTTTTACGACCAACTTTTAACAAACCATCACCGACAGAAGAATCGCAATTGCAAAATTCATACATATCTAGCTCttatcaaaagagaaaaaaacctCAGCCGTTCAGCGTGATGTTGGATATATATCCGATCACCGATATAGTagaacagaataaaaaaaatgggaaaccAAAGCAGCAAATATCTTTAGAGGATTACGAGACTAGAAGGCCGATTCAATTTAACAGAAATCCGAAATTTTATTCGTCCAACCCTCAACCTATTCCTATAGTGGCTATGCCTAATCAGCAGGCTTTAacagacgaagaagaaagacagcaaatgatatttcatttgaatctTTATCCCAGACGAAAAAATAAACTCAGTAG ACACGAACTGATTCATAGATCGGAGATTATGGAACCCGAGGAACATGAACAGATCATCAAAAAGATAATGACTCCGTTGGAATCAATCGCCAAACATATTACCGATCATTCGTCCATTGAAAATTCTAAACAAGATgagaatgaagaagatgaagtaACAGCTCTACCTATCACTCATCTACAAGAGAAAGTTTTGATGATCAAGGACGAAAAGTACGCGAACGAAACGACCGATCGGACCGAACTGTACGAAGGCTCGATCATTGTACCTTCTAATCACAAATCTAGCTTGGAGGAGGATTATGCTAGTACGGAGAAATACGAGTACGAGGCACAAAAAGTTATTCtcacgacgacaatgacgacaacaacgacaacagaTAACGACTATCACGAAAACACAACTATATTTGAGGATAATTCAACgacagagaaaaataaaatcattgatcTTTCTACGGATGTTGATACGCTAGAAGGATTTGAACGTTTCGATCGTGGCCTTACTCGTATGAACTAA
- the LOC124948638 gene encoding proline-rich extensin-like protein EPR1, translated as MWKLLWTATLVAALSTCNAKHIERDKRAIENYPIPQRSFDGYHYQPPSKHFTLPTTKGTSMTTPYQNRPDELTTSTTPPYPTSIKLTTPRVITTPPINPTTSHPGYPKSTPTIPFTLPPKTPPYQPPQTPSRPPHQPPQTPSIPPYQPPQTPTRPPYQPPQTPSRPPYQPPQTPSRPPYQPPQTPSIPPYQPPQTPSRPPYQPPQTPSRPPYQPPQTPSIPPYQPPQTPSRPPYQPPQTPSRPPYQPPQTPSRPPYQPPQTPSRPPYQPPQTPSIPPYQPPQTPSRPPYQPPQTPSKPPYQPPQTPSIPPYQPPQTPTRPPYQPPQTPSIPPYQPPQTPSRPPYQPPQTPSRPPYQPPQTPSIPPYQPPLTPIRPPYQPPQTPSRPPYQPPQTPSRPPYQPPQTQSRPPYETTLHPGYSKSTPKIPFPLPTKTPKPPTSEQPSTRQSVPPPTKPTYVPPPTLPPTRPTRPTYLPPTSEHTRPTSYQPPTLPSTRPTSYQPPTLPSTRPTSYQPPTLPSTRPTSYQPPTLPSTRPTSYQPPTLPSTRPTSYQPPTLPSTRPTSYQPPTLPSTRPTSYQPPTLPSTRPTSYQPPTLPSTRPTSYQPPTLPSTRSPSKFPTKPTSTSPTKPTYLPPKITYKPTPTPTKPPPPLTTRSTYKPPTYLPPETTTIRPNITTQSTTRFTTQPTTTRTTHYIRTQPSSYLPPISTKPTVTSTHTFETKPPYVTIKTTPKPTTRATYLPPDTTKHTTTTTTPSTPIYTPSVITVTPTPSISTKSTTYGTRPSPYLPPSSPRPTYITKTPPPYPTPIYSITPSTTTYKTPTGIIGPSPTLPPVTHRPTGYSYPIPDIPFEFRKR; from the exons ATG TGGAAGCTGCTGTGGACCGCCACCCTCGTGGCGGCACTCTCCACGTGCAATGCAAAGCATATTGAAAGGGATAAACGAGCGATAGAGAATTATCCAATACCCCAAAGATCATTCGATGGATATCACTATCAGCCACCGAGCAAGCATTTCACTTTACCTACTACTAA AGGTACTTCAATGACAACGCCGTACCAAAATCGACCAGATGAGTTAACTACATCAACAACGCCACCATATCCaacttcgataaaattaacTACACCGAGAGTGATAACCACACCACCAATTAATCCAACGACATCTCATCCAGGATATCCAAAATCAACACCAACGATTCCTTTCACACTACCACCAAAAACACCGCCATATCAACCCCCACAGACACCAAGCAGACCACCACATCAACCCCCACAAACGCCATCCATACCCCCATATCAACCTCCCCAGACTCCAACCAGACCACCATATCAACCCCCACAGACACCATCCAGACCACCATATCAACCACCACAGACACCATCCAGACCTCCATATCAACCCCCACAAACACCATCTATACCACCATATCAACCCCCACAGACACCATCCAGACCACCATATCAACCCCCACAGACACCATCTAGACCACCATATCAACCCCCACAGACACCATCCATACCCCCATATCAACCCCCACAGACACCATCCAGACCACCATATCAACCACCACAGACACCATCCAGACCTCCATATCAACCTCCACAGACACCATCCAGACCTCCATATCAACCACCACAGACACCATCCAGACCTCCATATCAACCCCCACAAACGCCATCTATACCCCCATACCAACCTCCACAGACACCATCCAGACCACCATATCAACCACCACAGACACCATCCAAACCTCCATATCAACCTCCACAAACGCCATCTATACCCCCATACCAACCTCCACAGACTCCAACCAGACCACCATATCAACCTCCACAGACGCCATCAATACCCCCATACCAACCTCCACAGACACCATCCAGACCACCATATCAACCCCCACAGACACCATCCAGACCTCCATATCAACCCCCACAAACGCCATCTATACCCCCATATCAACCTCCACTGACTCCAATCAGGCCACCATATCAACCCCCACAGACACCATCTAGACCACCATATCAACCACCGCAGACACCATCCAGACCTCCATATCAACCACCACAGACACAGTCCAGGCCACCGTACGAAACAACACTTCATCCAGGATATTCTAAATCGACGCCAAAGATACCTTTCCCATTGCCAACTAAAACACCGAAACCACCTACATCAGAACAACCTTCTACGAGACAATCTGTACCGCCTCCAACTAAACCGACCTACGTCCCTCCACCAACCCTGCCGCCTACTAGACCAACGCGGCCAACTTATTTACCTCCAACATCAGAACATACTAGACCAACTTCATATCAACCACCAACGCTGCCTTCTACTAGACCAACTTCATATCAACCACCAACGCTGCCTTCTACTAGACCAACTTCATATCAACCACCAACGCTGCCTTCTACTAGACCAACTTCATATCAACCACCAACGCTGCCTTCTACTAGACCAACTTCATATCAACCACCAACCCTGCCCTCTACTAGACCAACTTCATATCAACCACCAACGCTGCCTTCTACTAGACCAACTTCATATCAACCACCAACGCTGCCTTCTACTAGACCAACTTCATATCAACCACCAACCCTGCCTTCTACTAGACCAACTTCATATCAACCACCAACGCTGCCTTCTACTAGACCAACTTCATATCAACCACCAACGCTACCTTCTACTAGATCACCATCAAAGTTTCCTACTAAACCAACATCAACGTCTCCTACTAAACCAACTTATCTACCTCctaaaataacatataaacCTACACCAACACCCACTAAACCACCTCCACCATTAACAACGAGATCTACCTACAAACCACCCACCTATCTTCCACCAGAAACTACCACGATACGTCCAAACATAACTACTCAATCTACAACAAGATTTACAACACAACCGACTACTACCAGAACAACCcattacatacgtacacaacCCTCATCCTATCTTCCACCGATATCTACGAAGCCAACGGTAACATCAACTCATACCTTTGAAACGAAACCCCCATACGTTACAATCAAAACAACGCCAAAACCAACAACAAGAGCAACTTATCTTCCACCGGATACTACTAAGCATACAACTACGACAACAACGCCATCTACGCCAATTTATACTCCGTCTGTTATAACCGTGACGCCAACTCCGTCCATTTCAACGAAAAGCACGACATATGGCACTAGGCCTTCTCCTTATTTGCCACCATCATCCCCAAGGCCGACCTATATCACTAAAACCCCACCTCCTTATCCTACACCGATTTACAGCATAACGCCTAGCACAACAACGTACAAAACCCCAACGGGAATTATAGGACCTAGTCCTACTCTACCACCGGTAACCCATAGACCAACAGGTTACAGTTATCCGATTCCAGATATCCCCTTTGAATTTCGTAAACGATGA